A stretch of Monomorium pharaonis isolate MP-MQ-018 chromosome 7, ASM1337386v2, whole genome shotgun sequence DNA encodes these proteins:
- the LOC114253708 gene encoding putative uncharacterized protein DDB_G0286901 isoform X4, which yields MSVLNQSGEDAVECPLCMEPLEVDDLNFFPCTCGYQICRFCWHRIRTDENGLCPACRKAYSENPADFKPLTKEEIVRLKVEKRLKDQQRKQRVTENRKHLADVRVVQKNLVFVVGLPMRLADADVLKKHEYFGKFGKIHKVVINQSTSYAGSQGPSASAYVTYQRQEDALRAIEAVNNIVVDGRTIKTSLGTTKYCSHFMRNQPCPKPDCMYLHDLGDQEASFTKDEMHQGKHQEYERKLVQSLHAHASSVQRKPTPSPPVTGSIVRESGTVNSQTKEAWPSLQPGQTNSTQTSCKEISSSAQTTSQQHSNTTSGSGTQQSHMSSGVSTHQQNNNNKGESGVSVRRGKSNSECKAQAARNKHKNSQNKEKHGTRTTSRSESSSINTQSGSQITGQKNVRNFSTDTNNEMLQKLGNKCKMEQQQQQQPQSQQINNKTSKLALKVNLHEVNVNGTFQNGERRHSDSETDQQREGSTPASTISSTEDSNVNHQAEHLAESSEENGGVVLLGSSPASTNSSQGANQPPPPGLHNGSQMQLNHRSIFQADNNSFFSSNTFQKIPTTTSLPSNSLAANTNLDWTSTGVATIPDSLPIVHSSEDWQAAFGFQPESSRTNHIISKSSPTESPRVTFNSESFVDEEVYINAPYTTTLTESSSGTFTSNLLVNSPASKFMADFQQNSLQQRLNIQAQQTQENSEYIKQNGHATIEEVRNHCDANSDVKADDDLGFDPFHETQKALAELLEDEMQVQQQKIFQQQQREREEQTRVQHQQTLASLNQPHFPQVAHIAHLQQAQHLQNLQVLQSHSLLSRLPQNLLSSGAQSPAQGTVTATSLGQRSRLPPPGFLGSTPNHMNSFGLGIPRPAPTNSALSG from the exons ATGTCAGTATTGAATCAGAGCGGCGAGGACGCAGTGGAGTGCCCCTTGTGCATGGAGCCATTGGAGGTGGACGATCTGAATTTCTTCCCATGCACATGCGGATATCAGATATGCCGTTTTTGTTGGCACAGAATTCGTACTGACGAGAACGGCCTGTGTCCCGCGTGTCGAAAGGCCTACTCTGAAAATCCGGCTGATTTTAAACCCCTTACCAAGGAAGAAATAGTAAG ATTGAAAGTCGAGAAAAGGTTGAAGGACCAACAACGGAAGCAAAGAGTTACAGAAAATCGGAAACATCTAGCAGATGTGAGAgtagtacaaaaaaatttagtgtTTGTAGTAGGATTACCAATGCGGCTGGCAGATGCTGAT GTTTTAAAGAAACACGAATATTTTGGGAAATTTGGGAAGATACACAAAGTCGTAATTAACCAGAGTACTTCCTATGCAGGGTCTCAAGGCCCCAGTGCTTCGGCTTATGTTACTTATCAA CGTCAAGAAGATGCGCTACGTGCTATAGAGGCTGTGAATAACATTGTTGTGGATGGTCGGACAATAAAAACTTCATTAGGAACGACGAAATACTGTTCGCACTTTATGCGTAATCAACCCTGTCCGAAACCAGATTGCATGTACCTGCATGATCTTGGGGACCAGGAGGCATCGTTTACGAAGGACGAGATGCATCAAGGGAAACATCAGGAGTACGAGCGCAAGCTCGTGCAATCGTTACATGCACATGCGTCTTCAGTTCAAcg GAAACCGACGCCATCACCACCCGTAACGGGCAGTATTGTTAGGGAAAGTGGAACTGTAAATTCGCAGACTAAAGAGGCGTGGCCATCGTTGCAACCGGGACAGACAAATA GTACACAAACCAGTTGTAAAGAAATATCATCATCTGCGCAAACAACTTCACAACAGCACAGCAACACGACAAGCGGCAGCGGCACTCAACAAAGTCACATGTCCTCCGGAGTGTCTACACATCAGCAGAATAACAACAATAAGGGTGAAAGTGGTGTAAGTGTACGGCGGGGTAAAAGTAATAGCGAATGTAAAGCGCAGGCGGCTCGgaacaaacataaaaatagtCAAAACAAAGAGAAGCACGGTACTCGTACGACGTCGCGATCTGAATCAAGCTCAATCAACACGCAAAGTGGTTCGCAAATCACTGGGCAAAAGAACGTTAGAAACTTTTCCACTGATACGAACAAtgaaatgttgcaaaaattgGGTAACAAGTGTAAAATggagcagcaacaacaacagcagccACAGTCacaacaaattaataacaaaacatcaaaattagcccttaaagttaatttacacgAAGTTAATGTAAATGGTACATTTCAAAACGGGGAACGCCGGCATTCGGACAGTGAAACGGATCAACAGCGAGAGGGTAGCACGCCAGCGAGCACGATTTCGAGCACGGAAGACTCTAATGTGAATCACCAAGCTGAACATTTGGCTGAATCGAGCGAGGAAAACGGCGGTGTCGTTCTTCTGG GTTCATCTCCAGCTAGCACAAATTCATCACAAGGTGCCAATCAACCACCACCACCCGGATTACACAATGGATCTCAAATGCAACTCAATCATCGGTCGATCTTTCAAGCGGACAATAACAGTTTTTTCAGTTCGAATACCTTCCAGAAAATACCGACTACCACCTCGTTGCCATCAAACTCCCTTGCAG CAAACACAAATCTGGATTGGACGAGCACGGGAGTGGCTACGATACCTGATTCCTTACCAATAGTTCATTCTAGCGAAGATTGGCAGGCCGCTTTTGGTTTTCAACCTGAATCGTCTCGAACGAAtcatattatatcaaaatccAGCCCGACCGAATCGCCGAGAGTAACATTTAATTCTGAGAGTTTTGTAGATGAGGAGGTTTATATAAATGCACCTTACACTACTACGCTCACAGAATCATCATCTGGTACCTTTACATCTAACTTACTTGTAAATTCACCCGCATCAAAGTTTATGGCagattttcaacaaaattctCTACAACAAAGGCTTAATATACAG gCACAACAAACTCAAGAAAATAGTGAGTACATAAAACAGAATGGCCACGCTACAATAGAGGAAGTTCGGAATCATTGTGACGCAAACTCAGATGTGAAAGCGGACGACGATTTAGGTTTTGATCCTTTTCACGAAACACAGAAAGCATTAGCAGAACTTTTGGAAGATGAAATGCAGGTGCAGCAACAGAAGATATTCCAACAGCAACAGAGAGAACGGGAGGAGCAAACCAGGGTGCAGCATCAACAAACTCTCGCGAGCCTTAACCAACCACACTTTCCACAA gtTGCGCACATAGCGCACTTGCAGCAAGCCCAGCACCTACAAAATCTACAAGTGCTCCAATCGCATTCCCTTTTGTCTCGTCTTCCGCAGAATCTGTTATCGAGCGGCGCGCAGAGCCCAGCGCAGGGCACTGTTACGGCTACCAGTTTAGGACAACGCAGTCGACTCCCGCCACCGGGTTTTCTTGGTTCCACGCCAAATCATATGAACTCGTTTGGTCTCGGTATACCACGACCAGCGCCAACGAATAGTGCCCTCTCTGGTTAG